Below is a window of Mycobacterium dioxanotrophicus DNA.
CTGCTCGACGTGGTGGTGGACGGACATTTCGAGGCGGTCCAGGAACTCGACGACGCCATCGAATCACTCGAGGACGAACTGTTCGACGACGGCGGCCCGCAACGCGGGCTACAGCGACGCACCTTCCGGCTGCGCAAGGATCTGGTCCAGCTGCGCCGCGTCGTACTGCCGATGCGCGAGGTGGTCAGCACCATCCAGCATCGCCGCATGGATTCGCAGATCTCGCCCGAGCTCGACCCGCTCTACGCCGACCTCTACGACCACGTGCTGCGGGCGTCAGAGTGGACGGAATCCCTGCGCGACATGGTCACCACCGTCTTCGAGACGAACCTGTCGCTGCAGGACGCCCGGCTCAACACCGTGATGAAGAAGCTGACCGGCTGGGCCGCGATCATTGCGGTTCCGACTGCCATCACCGGTTTTTACGGCCAGAACGTCGTGTATCCGGGCATCAACACCGTCGTGGGATTCATCGCCAGTTCGACCCTGATCGTCGTTCTCGTGGTCCTGCTGTACGTGATGTTCAAGCGTCGCGACTGGCTCTGAGACTTATCTCACAGGTCCCCCTTTTGGGGGATATATATTGGGTGTCAGACCAAATTGAACGCCGCAGGTCAAAGGTAAGCCCCAAAGCCAAGGGCGTCGTCGGGCATTGGAGGACGTACGAGATAGCCGAACTCAAATGCAACACTCATCCATGCCCAATCAACAGATCGGACACAAGTAGATGATCATCGGGATTCCGCGCGAGTCTCAGCCAGGAGAAACGCGCGTCGCTGCCACACCGCAGACTGTGGGACAGATTACCAAGCTCGGCTATACCGTCGTCGTCGAATCCGGCGCAGGGGTGGCCTCGAGTTTCGCCGACAGCGCTTACGTAGCGGCGGGCGCCGAGATCGGCTCGTTCGAGCAGGTATGGGCAACAGATGTGGTGTTGAAGGTCAACGCACCCACCGATGACGAGACCGCCGCGATGAGCGACGGTGCGACCCTGGTCGCCCTGATCTCGCCTGCCTTGAAACCCGAACTCGTCGAGAAGCTCGGCACGCGGCGCATCACGGTGCTGGCCATGGACGCGGTGCCGCGCATCTCCCGGGCACAGTCCCTGGACGTGCTGTCCTCGATGGCCAACATCGCCGGCTACCGAGCAGTGATCGAAGCCGCTCACGAGTTCGGCCGGTTCTTCACCGGTCAGGTGACCGCAGCCGGCAAGGTACCCCCGGCCAAGGTGCTCGTGGTCGGCGCGGGGGTCGCCGGGCTGGCCGCCATCGGTGCCGCGGGCAGCCTCGGCGCCATCGTGCGGGCCACCGACCCGCGCCCCGAGGTCGCCGATCAGGTCGCGTCGCTGGGCGGGGAATACCTCGCGGTCGATCCGGAGGCCGCCGAAGTGTCGACCACC
It encodes the following:
- a CDS encoding magnesium transporter CorA family protein → MTRVQGRIWRAGQPVDGFTFDGISDCLQDENTLIWADIYDPDHDTLRALAEELGLNIWAVEDAMAPMERTKASVYHTHTFFTVYAVHLRIPTDDISSTLVKHRISAFVLPRGLITVRLPPAEPEPTDFDADEVSRRFDELGGQQYGVGALVHGLLDVVVDGHFEAVQELDDAIESLEDELFDDGGPQRGLQRRTFRLRKDLVQLRRVVLPMREVVSTIQHRRMDSQISPELDPLYADLYDHVLRASEWTESLRDMVTTVFETNLSLQDARLNTVMKKLTGWAAIIAVPTAITGFYGQNVVYPGINTVVGFIASSTLIVVLVVLLYVMFKRRDWL